The Candidatus Obscuribacterales bacterium genome has a segment encoding these proteins:
- the cobW gene encoding cobalamin biosynthesis protein CobW, with translation MHKIPVTVITGFLGAGKTTLIRHLLQHNQGRRIAVLVNEFGEIGIDGDLLRSCQVCDDDDQPSNIVELANGCLCCTVQEEFLPTMQTLLQRREQLDCIVIETSGLALPKPLVQAFRWPEIRTGATVDGVITVVDCEAMSRGQVVGDLDALNVQRQADDSLDHETPIEELFEDQLACADLVLLTKGDRISQGDRQRVEAWLRQELRPGVKLVPCHQGVVSAEVLLGFNAAVEDDLGQRPSHHDHDHDHSHDDHDDDIQAVPLIGGECDPERLVEELRQLVQQQEIYRIKGFVAVPHKAMRLVLQGVGDRFDHFYDRPWKPSDLRQTQLVVIGRQLDAAGLQRQFAAIAPRLQVTNPG, from the coding sequence ATGCATAAAATTCCCGTAACCGTGATTACCGGCTTCCTAGGAGCAGGTAAGACCACTTTAATTCGCCATCTCTTGCAACATAATCAGGGCCGACGTATTGCTGTCTTGGTCAATGAATTTGGCGAAATTGGTATTGATGGTGACCTGCTGCGTAGCTGTCAGGTGTGCGATGACGATGACCAGCCCAGCAATATTGTGGAGCTAGCCAACGGCTGCCTCTGCTGCACCGTGCAGGAAGAATTTTTGCCGACCATGCAAACCCTGCTGCAGCGGCGCGAGCAACTGGACTGTATTGTGATTGAAACTTCAGGATTAGCCCTGCCCAAACCGTTGGTGCAGGCGTTCCGCTGGCCCGAAATTCGCACCGGTGCCACTGTAGACGGCGTGATTACCGTGGTGGACTGTGAGGCGATGTCCCGTGGACAGGTGGTGGGCGATCTAGATGCCCTGAACGTTCAGCGTCAGGCGGATGATAGCCTCGACCATGAAACCCCAATTGAAGAATTATTTGAAGATCAGCTGGCCTGTGCCGACTTGGTCTTGCTCACCAAGGGCGATCGCATTTCCCAGGGCGATCGCCAGCGGGTGGAAGCTTGGCTGCGGCAGGAGCTGCGGCCGGGCGTGAAGCTGGTGCCGTGCCACCAGGGAGTGGTGTCGGCGGAGGTGCTGCTAGGCTTCAATGCGGCGGTGGAAGATGACCTAGGTCAACGCCCCAGCCACCATGATCACGACCATGACCACAGCCATGATGACCATGACGACGATATCCAAGCGGTGCCGCTGATCGGTGGCGAATGCGATCCAGAACGCTTGGTGGAGGAGCTGCGGCAACTGGTGCAACAGCAGGAAATCTATCGCATTAAGGGCTTTGTTGCGGTGCCCCATAAGGCGATGCGCTTGGTGTTGCAGGGGGTGGGCGATCGCTTTGATCACTTCTACGATCGCCCTTGGAAACCCAGTGACCTGCGACAAACCCAACT